TCATCGAGTAAGGGCAACGAGTACTTCCTGCGGCACCTACTCGGGACCTCAAACGCGGTCCGCGCGGAGGAGACAGCCCCGGAGGATCGACCAACGGAGGTGAAATGGCGCGAGGAAGCACCCACCGGAAAGCTCGACTTAATGGTCTCGATGGACTTCCGGATGACGTCGACGGGCCTGTTCTCCGACGTCTTGCTGCCTGCCGCGACTTGGTACGAGAAGGAGGATCTCTCCTCGACCGACATGCACCCGTTCGTGCATGCATTCAATGCCGCCATCGACCCGCCGTGGGAGACCAGATCCGACTACGACACGTTCGTGGCGATGGCGCGGGCATTCTCGCCGATGGGCGCCAAGCACTTGGGCGTCCGCAAAGACGTCGTCGCCGTCCCGTTGCTGCATGACACTCCCGGGGAGACCATGCAGCCAGGTGGCGTGGTGCTCGATTGGAAGGCCGGCGAGTGCGAGCCGATCCCGGGCAAGACCATGCCGAATCTGGCCATTGTCGAACGCGACTACGGCGAGATCGCGGCCAAGCTGACAGCCATTGGCCCCAATGTCGAGAAGCTCGGAACGACAGTCAAGGGAGTCACGCTCAAGCCCGACAAAGAAGTGGAACAGCTCGCCCGTGTGAACGGGACGGTGCCCAGTGGCTTCGCGGCCGGGCGCCCACGCCTGGATCAGGCGAAGCATGCGTGCGAGATGATCCTGGCGCTATCGGGCACCACGAACGGTCGCCTGGCGGTCGCAGGTTTCCGAGAGTTGGAGGAACGTACCGGGCGCGAATTGGCGGACCTCGCACTCGATAGCGAGGGTAGGCACATCACGTTCCCGGATACGCAATCGCGACCTCAACCGGTCATCACTTCCTCGGAGTGGTCCGGCAGCGAGCACGGCGGCCGTCGCTACTCGCCGTTCACCATCAANNNNNNNNNNNNNNNNNNNNNNNNNNNNNNNNNNNNNNNNNNNNNNNNNNNNNNNNNNNNNNNNNNNNNNNNNNNNNNNNNNNNNNNNNNNNNNNNNNNNGAGACCCGGCCAGGACAGGGCTACCCGCGGCGTTATGAGGACCAGGAGAAGTGGAAGGGTGGGTGGAAGCTCGACCGCAAGGGTCGACTGCGCTTGCGCGCCGGTGGCCGACTCCACAAATTGTCGACGATCTTCAGTAACCCCAACCTGCCGGGGATCGAGGATTACTACGAGCCGTGGACCTACGACTACGACAACCTGATTAGCGCCCCGGCCGGCGATGACTTCCCGGTTGCACGGCCGAAGTCCCTCATCACCGGCAAGGACATGAAGATCACTTGGTCGGCGAACTGGGACGACGATCTTGGTGGGGCTCCCGAGCACGGCCACAAGGATCCGTTGTTGGCGAACCTCACCAAGAAGGTGAAGTTCGAGTTCGAAGAAGCCTTCATGTTCTACCTGCCACGAATCTGCGAGCACTGTCTGAACCCGTCCTGTGTCGCGTCGTGCCCATCCGGTGCGATGTACAAGCGCGAGGAGGACGGCATCGTGCTGGTGGATCAGGATCAGTGCCGCGGTTGGCGGATGTGCGTCTCGGGCTGTCCGTACAAGAAGGTCTACTTCAACCACAAGACCGGCAAGGCCGAGAAGTGCACGTTCTGCTACCCACGCATCGAGGCCGGACAACCGACGGTTTGCTCAGAGACCTGTGTCGGACGGTTGCGCTACCTCGGGCTGTTCCTCTATGACGCCGACCGCGTTGCGGAAGCCGCCACCGTCGAGGATCCCCAACAACTGATGGCGGCGCAGAAAGCGATCCTGCTCGATCCGAACGACCCCGAGGTGATCGCCCAGGCGCGCCGCGACGGGATTCAGGACGACTGGCTGGAGGCAGCCAAAGTGTCCCCGGTTTACAAGCTTGCATGCGAGTACAACATCGCGTTGCCGCTACATCCGGAATACCGAACAATGCCGATGGTCTGGTACATCCCGCCGCTCTCACCGGTTGTCGATGCCCTCGTTGAGACTGGCCACGACGGCGAGGACATCGGAAACCTTTTCGGGGCGATCGACGCTCTTCGCATCCCGGTCGAGTATCTGGCGGAGCTGTTTACCGC
This sequence is a window from Candidatus Nanopelagicales bacterium. Protein-coding genes within it:
- the narH gene encoding nitrate reductase subunit beta, encoding ETRPGQGYPRRYEDQEKWKGGWKLDRKGRLRLRAGGRLHKLSTIFSNPNLPGIEDYYEPWTYDYDNLISAPAGDDFPVARPKSLITGKDMKITWSANWDDDLGGAPEHGHKDPLLANLTKKVKFEFEEAFMFYLPRICEHCLNPSCVASCPSGAMYKREEDGIVLVDQDQCRGWRMCVSGCPYKKVYFNHKTGKAEKCTFCYPRIEAGQPTVCSETCVGRLRYLGLFLYDADRVAEAATVEDPQQLMAAQKAILLDPNDPEVIAQARRDGIQDDWLEAAKVSPVYKLACEYNIALPLHPEYRTMPMVWYIPPLSPVVDALVETGHDGEDIGNLFGAIDALRIPVEYLAELFTAGDVEPVNDVLRKLAAMRAYMRRINLGDEPDPTIAEAVGMTGQEMEAMFRLLGIAKYEDRYVIPTAHSEVAAAFADELPGCSVDWEASPGGGAMGESQPVPVTIESFHLTKQRMEAEKYSDVEEGPR